The nucleotide window ACACCAGAAGCAGCCCATAACCGTTGATTAAACTCTTGTTGCATCTCATCTGGAACAAACGGTGTTCTACAAAGAGGACACGTCTTCTGATCATGATCCATCCAACGGTCGAGACAGCTCCGGTGGAATATATGCCTGCAGTTTCTCAGCCATCGGATCTCTTCCTCTCCTTCGAACTCGTAGAGACAAACGGCGCAGTTTCCTGGTAGATCATCTTCGCCGGAGCTCGTCACGTCTTCGAATTTGATAACCGGTAAGATCTCGCGGATTAGTAGGGCGGAGAAAGGTGAGCGGAGTTCGGGTATTCGGGTCGGGTAAGATGGGTAGTCGGGCCAGGTTTGATCcgtttcgaggaagccggagagACCCAAGAAGCGGAAGAGATGGAAGACGACGGTTCTGATGAAACTGAGTATCGAAAGCGTTTGTATGAAGAGCTTAGGGAGAAACACCTCTGTGTAGCCTACGGGAAAGCCCATTggagctagagagagagagagagtgtgtgagCTCTGATTGCTCTTTTTCGTTTTTGAAATAAAAGACAGAGAGAGATTCATTATATAGAGCTGGTGagtagaggaggaagaagaagagattgaAACGACGTCGTGGCATTTGATAAAGTTAACTGACTGTGACGTTTGTTACTGTGAACTTTCCCGAtgggaagagaagagaaagtAGAAATGGGAAAAGCAACAAAGGGAACTAGGATTGGTCTGTGAGACGTGCATCTGTCACCAACACTGTTGCATTTTTTATTCGCTACGTGCGTCTCTAGTGTATTTCCTTTGTTTCGGAAAATAAATTTCCGCAAGTTGAACGACGATCGGCACAGGTGGTACGTCCGGTTGATAGGAGATATTGATGTGGACTAGGAATTCGCCATTTTATTTCCTTGATTATATTAAAACTCGAAATCAAATTTTTGTATTAACCTGGAGCATATGAATTGAAGCCAACCTAATCATCTAGAGGACTAGTATGGTTTctgattttcaaataaaattagaaatatatttttattttaatctaatcaaataatagcaaattagtttttttttacaggATTTGAACCTGATAGATTAACGTCTTGTTCCAAATTTTTCTTACCATCAGACTACTATTTCATTTCAGACATTGTAGTAATTGTTGTATATACTACTAAGAATATTCTCTATTACTAATagatgtttttatttgtttggctTGATTCGTCGTATATTTCTATTTAACACGTGAAAGTTAATCTAGGCATTGCACTATAATTAAAAACCTATGATCGGATACGTTCTCGATAGAGCACTACTAATTTTATTTGAATGCTAGAATGGTA belongs to Brassica rapa cultivar Chiifu-401-42 chromosome A07, CAAS_Brap_v3.01, whole genome shotgun sequence and includes:
- the LOC103830298 gene encoding E3 ubiquitin-protein ligase RHA1B translates to MNLSLSFISKTKKSNQSSHTLSLSLAPMGFPVGYTEVFLPKLFIQTLSILSFIRTVVFHLFRFLGLSGFLETDQTWPDYPSYPTRIPELRSPFSALLIREILPVIKFEDVTSSGEDDLPGNCAVCLYEFEGEEEIRWLRNCRHIFHRSCLDRWMDHDQKTCPLCRTPFVPDEMQQEFNQRLWAASGVHDFHIEYSPLSEL